In Pyrus communis chromosome 1, drPyrComm1.1, whole genome shotgun sequence, the following are encoded in one genomic region:
- the LOC137714022 gene encoding uncharacterized protein isoform X1 encodes MRSSITSSKYTYLHDCRWPCEAVDVHHIIVKKSGAKGFFRYFFSLVILATAVYLFLVKEKSVVIVLWSLLLNAFLVKLLQKSVEKESVVIMPAFGVQLETHYVSGKVIRRFVPMDKILKPVLLECVTPVTCYWSLSFIVHGEAELVLVFKDLRPPMKMLVPIWKALCAATGTKGSSNTCTEDG; translated from the exons ATGCGTTCATCTATAACTAGTTCGAAATATACGTATTTACATGACTGTAGGTGGCCTTGTGAAGCAGTTGACGTGCACCACATCATTGTAAAAAAGAGTGGTGCAAAGGGTTTCTTCAGATACTTCTTTTCTCTGGTTATTCTAGCTACCGCCGTCTATCTTTTCTTGGTTAAG GAGAAATCAGTCGTCATTGTTTTATGGAGTCTCCTTTTAAATGCATTCCTTGTAAAGTTGCTTCAGAAGAGTGTTGAGAAAG AGTCCGTAGTGATTATGCCAGCCTTTGGAGTTCAACTAGAAACTCACTATGTGAG TGGAAAGGTTATTCGCCGGTTTGTTCCTATGGACAAGATTTTGAAGCCTGTGCTACTAGAATGTGTGACTCCAGTTACATGTTACTGGAGCCTGTCTTTCATTGTGCACGGGGAAGCAGAATTGGTGTTAGTGTTTAAG GACTTGCGTCCGCCTATGAAAATGTTGGTGCCCATCTGGAAGGCCTTGTGCGCTGCCACTGGTACTAAAGGAAGCTCAAACACATGTACGGAAGATGGTTGA
- the LOC137747707 gene encoding uncharacterized protein, whose amino-acid sequence MGGLSHLFDFNQGSMARKLFTHKKHDGGLDAPRNSLEMQVEPQSYCDTGDLPVEENWSRKNNPLESSMKKLINEEISKHSSTRQNAPNIVARLMGMDMLPVEPKSAVVEEKGENRRTKSSKKEMKGRSSVGRVSSNLNSSKQIDLDSYYHSNDRDATRWSDDQKIENPRRREHPQEKELQKFKKEFEAWQASRFRECSRFHEIDSDLNEEKMAVSGHRTTQTTLERKDHTVKEISHEESDLQHRGNEFSELFPAEQKGSFSSRSRRTMSLDFEQSSLVSSKKRFESFDASSPPTRIVILRPGPDRLCNHEEAWTGSSNTLERKGGIEDFLEEVKEQLRCELQGKMHKRGSVVRGSGIETPFSEQPSSRKQIARHIANQVRESVTRDLGMNLLRSESTRSYRTEMQFNASGSPEFMHRDTKRILLGRLRNVSKIETELHDPSLVSGRSRLSALDYERERGVVKDEHENTTSFRHGSHGDEVLDRELSPRNLIRSLSAPVPGTSFGKLLLEDRHVLTGAHIQRKHEGIGPVSMEMKHQKKERFNFKEKVSNLRYSFMLRGRLFGKKNQSVPESRHTERYPMKDIMSGPTVITNSGERHDNFTEVPPSPASVCSTAREEFWRPTDYLSPISTPSATPREDGIVPQAFRDISDNLSELRRQLNQLESNEPEGIKVEEAVESEMARLDNPAEVYIRDLLVVSGLYDGSFDKSLSRWDTFAKPISNSVFEEVEESYKNLANKQDPSATDHNEMVNHKVLRDLLNEALSTVLGPPISMPNFRRKMINSSALPPLRGKKLLNCVWRIICECLYPPTNVSCYSLDDMAARDLGSGPWSGLMDEDVNAVGREIESLIMGDLVQEILYDMQLLMD is encoded by the exons ATGGGAGGCTTATCGCACCTTTTTGATTTCAACCAGGGCAGCATGGCCAGAAAGCTTTTTACACATAAGAAGCATGATGGCG GCCTTGATGCTCCAAGAAATAGCCTGGAGATGCAGGTAGAGCCTCAGAGCTATTGTGACACCGGAGATTTGCCG GTTGAAGAAAACTGGTCTAGAAAGAATAATCCATTGGAAAGTTCAATGAAGAAATTGATTAATGAGGAAATATCCAAACATTCGAGTACCAGACAAAATGCACCAAACATCGTGGCCCGACTGATGGGGATGGATATGTTGCCAGTGGAACCAAAATCTGCAGTTGtggaagaaaaaggagaaaatagGAGAACGAAGTCTTCAAAGAAGGAAATGAAGGGAAGGAGCTCAGTCGGTCGCGTCTCTTCTAACTTAAATTCCTCCAAGCAGATAGATCTTGATTCTTATTACCACAGTAATGACAGAGATGCCACTAGGTGGAGCGATGACCAGAAAATCGAAAATCCAAGGCGTAGAGAACATCCTCAAGAGAAGGAACTACAAAAGTTCAAGAAAGAATTTGAAGCATGGCAAGCTTCCAGGTTTAGGGAATGCTCAAGGTTTCACGAAATTGATAGCGACCTCAACGAGGAAAAGATGGCAGTTTCAGGACATAGAACAACTCAGACAACTTTAGAACGTAAGGATCACACAGTAAAAGAAATCTCACATGAAGAAAGTGATTTGCAGCATCGAGGAAATGAGTTTTCGGAATTATTCCCAGCTGAGCAGAAGGGATCTTTTTCTTCAAGAAGCAGAAGAACCATGAGCTTAGACTTTGAGCAATCTTCCCTGGTGAGTTCTAAGAAGAGATTTGAGTCATTCGACGCGTCTTCTCCTCCTACAAGGATAGTTATCTTAAGACCTGGTCCCGATAGACTTTGCAACCATGAAGAGGCTTGGACAGGTTCTTCAAACACTCTAGAGAGGAAAGGTGGCATAGAAGATTTTCTCGAGGAGGTGAAAGAACAACTAAGATGCGAGCTGCAAGGGAAAATGCATAAAAGGGGTTCTGTTGTCCGAGGAAGTGGAATTGAGACCCCGTTTAGCGAACAGCCATCATCTCGAAAGCAGATTGCTCGACACATTGCAAACCAGGTCAGGGAAAGTGTGACTAGGGACCTTGGCATGAATTTGCTGAGATCAGAATCGACAAGATCATACAGAACCGAAATGCAGTTCAATGCATCAGGTTCCCCGGAATTTATGCATAGAGATACTAAAAGAATTTTGTTAGGGAGACTGAGAAATGTTTCAAAAATAGAAACAGAACTTCATGATCCTTCATTAGTTTCCGGGAGATCTAGGTTATCTGCATTAGACTACGAAAGGGAAAGGGGAGTAGTGAAAGATGAACATGAAAACACAACATCATTCAGACATGGATCACATGGAGATGAAGTGCTTGATAGAGAGTTGTCCCCTAGAAACCTCATTAGGTCCTTATCCGCCCCAGTACCCGGAACATCTTTTGGGAAACTTCTTCTGGAGGACCGTCATGTTTTAACCGGTGCTCACATTCAGAGGAAGCATGAAGGCATTGGACCTGTGTCCATGGAGATGAAACATCAGAAGAAAGAAAGgtttaattttaaagaaaaagttTCCAATCTCCGATACAGTTTTATGCTTAGAGGGAGactttttggcaaaaaaaatcaatcagtTCCGGAATCACGTCATACTGAACGGTATCCTATGAAGGATATCATGAGCGGGCCAACAGTGATTACGAACTCTGGCGAGAGACAT GATAATTTCACCGAGGTGCCTCCTAGTCCTGCATCTGTATGCAGCACTGCTCGGGAAGAGTTCTGGAGGCCAACTGATTATCTTAGTCCAATATCAACTCCGAGTGCAACTCCACGAGAAGATGGTATCGTGCCACAGGCTTTTAGGGACATCAGCGATAATCTGAGTG AGCTACGAAGGCAATTGAACCAACTCGAGTCTAATGAGCCTGAggggattaaagttgaggaagcGGTTGAGTCTGAAATGGCTAGGTTAGACAACCCAGCAGAGGTTTACATACGAGATTTGCTTGTCGTTTCTGGTTTGTACGATGGATCATTTGATAAATCACTATCGAGATGGGACACATTTGCAAAACCAATCAGCAACTCAGTGTTCGAAGAAGTGGAAGAATCGTATAAAAACTTGGCCAACAAGCAAGATCCTTCAGCAACAGATCACAATGAGATGGTAAATCACAAGGTGTTACGCGATTTGTTGAACGAAGCTCTTTCAACAGTTCTCGGACCACCGATAAGCATGCCAAACTTCCGGAGAAAAATGATCAACTCCTCTGCGCTGCCACCATTACGTGGCAAGAAGTTGTTGAATTGTGTGTGGCGAATCATCTGCGAATGCCTATATCCTCCAACTAATGTATCCTGTTACTCACTCGATGATATGGCCGCCCGGGATCTTGGATCAGGTCCTTGGTCCGGCTTGATGGACGAGGACGTTAATGCAGTGGGACGAGAGATCGAAAGCTTGATCATGGGAGATCTTGTTCAGGAAATTTTGTATGATATGCAGTTATTAATGGATTGA
- the LOC137714022 gene encoding uncharacterized protein isoform X2 — MRSSITSSKYTYLHDCRWPCEAVDVHHIIVKKSGAKGFFRYFFSLVILATAVYLFLVKEKSVVIVLWSLLLNAFLVKLLQKSVEKESVVIMPAFGVQLETHYVSGKVIRRFVPMDKILKPVLLECVTPVTCYWSLSFIVHGEAELVLVFKVQFMLLIGARTCVRL, encoded by the exons ATGCGTTCATCTATAACTAGTTCGAAATATACGTATTTACATGACTGTAGGTGGCCTTGTGAAGCAGTTGACGTGCACCACATCATTGTAAAAAAGAGTGGTGCAAAGGGTTTCTTCAGATACTTCTTTTCTCTGGTTATTCTAGCTACCGCCGTCTATCTTTTCTTGGTTAAG GAGAAATCAGTCGTCATTGTTTTATGGAGTCTCCTTTTAAATGCATTCCTTGTAAAGTTGCTTCAGAAGAGTGTTGAGAAAG AGTCCGTAGTGATTATGCCAGCCTTTGGAGTTCAACTAGAAACTCACTATGTGAG TGGAAAGGTTATTCGCCGGTTTGTTCCTATGGACAAGATTTTGAAGCCTGTGCTACTAGAATGTGTGACTCCAGTTACATGTTACTGGAGCCTGTCTTTCATTGTGCACGGGGAAGCAGAATTGGTGTTAGTGTTTAAGGTACAATTCATGCTATTGATTGGCGCAAG GACTTGCGTCCGCCTATGA
- the LOC137748177 gene encoding WUSCHEL-related homeobox 13-like — MMEWDKQQLKEQQEMEGNGNGSGNNGNGGVMYVKVMTDEQLETLRKQIAVYATICEQLVEMHKNLTAQQDLAGVRMGNLYCDPLMTSTGHKITARQRWTPTPVQLQILERLFEQGNGTPSKQKIKEITTELSQHGQISETNVYNWFQNRRARSKRKQQNAACNHAESEVETEVDSPKDKKTRPEETFQSQQHSAQRTEDLCFQSPEISSDLHFLDPHATAVDKMFPSHSGLRSSRHLSEMSFYDEVLANSRHELMTGKMEAGNYSLFQEAEDYGMTG; from the exons ATGATGGAGTGGGATAAGCAGCAACTGAAAGAGCAGCAAGAGATGGAGGGGAACGGGAATGGGAGTGGGAATAATGGGAATGGAGGAGTGATGTATGTGAAAGTGATGACTGATGAGCAGTTGGAGACTCTGAGGAAACAGATTGCAGTTTATGCCACCATCTGTGAGCAGCTGGTTGAGATGCACAAGAACCTCACTGCCCAGCAAGATCTTGCAG GAGTCAGGATGGGAAATCTGTACTGTGATCCGCTGATGACATCCACCGGCCACAAAATTACCGCCAGGCAGCGGTGGACGCCAACACCAGTGCAGCTCCAAATTCTTGAGCGTTTATTCGAGCAAGGGAATGGAACTCCAAGCAAGCAGAAGATCAAGGAGATCACCACTGAGCTGAGCCAGCACGGACAAATTTCCGAAACAAATGTGTACAATTGGTTCCAGAACAGGCGCGCTCGATCAAAAAGGAAGCAGCAAAATGCAGCATGTAACCATGCTGAATCAGAAGTGGAGACGGAAGTCGACTCACCCAAGGACAAGAAAACTAGACCCGAGGAAACGTTTCAGTCCCAGCAGCACTCAGCTCAAAGGACCGAAGATTTGTGCTTCCAGAGCCCGGAGATAAGTTCTGACCTGCATTTCTTGGATCCACATGCCACTGCGGTGGATAAAATGTTCCCGTCACACAGCGGTTTAAGAAGTTCGAGGCATTTAAGCGAAATGTCATTCTATGATGAAGTGCTAGCAAACTCAA GGCATGAGCTGATGACCGGAAAGATGGAAGCCGGAAATTATAGTCTTTTTCAGGAGGCAGAAGACTACGGCATGACGGGTTGA
- the LOC137744477 gene encoding uncharacterized protein, translating to MEANICDVNHLDADVLLPPRKRLLAGLKKQSPEGDSAAWLSLVATSAAAADSASASASASSSSSSSHSSSEFNTRLNSILSSHNSNLSPEELVEVSNSAAAAAAKAAEVARAAAEEKAAIAAKAVAAAKTALDLVASFSEEAAGKEKHLKKNKLKKHVPVQLLYKKYQPIENCKKDEELARKLHRAINSSPRITKNSSSADGKGHKHKKPKISHGSEKVRVPNGVIVLEQNPAYTCNGHSVADKVNVEGTIQDVYENGGPDRVGRMEMDNGEAESSRTKEKNWDGASTTGKKRGRVKLKKLPLSNCTFRDQANLKEDTDARGSPLIDMNMGNPTAAKKPLFPVESSADSMLPIEATPVWKCKDFKTPACMNQNKVMQS from the coding sequence ATGGAGGCAAACATCTGTGATGTCAATCATTTGGACGCTGATGTCCTTCTGCCTCCACGAAAGCGTCTGCTTGCTGGATTGAAGAAACAGAGTCCGGAGGGTGATAGTGCTGCATGGCTGTCTCTAGTTGCTACTTCAGCTGCAGCTGCAGATTCAGCATCAGCTTCGGCTtctgcatcttcttcttcttcttcttcgcatTCTTCAAGTGAATTTAACACTCGCCTCAACAGTATATTGAGTTCTCATAACTCTAATCTTTCGCCCGAGGAGCTGGTAGAGGTCTCGAATtcggctgctgctgctgcagcgAAGGCTGCAGAGGTTGCGAGAGCTGCAGCTGAGGAAAAAGCTGCAATAGCTGCAAAGGCAGTGGCTGCAGCGAAGACTGCTTTAGATTTGGTTGCCTCTTTTTCCGAAGAGGCAGCAGGCAAGGAAAAACACCTGAAAAAGAACAAGCTGAAGAAGCATGTTCCAGTTCAGCTCTTGTACAAAAAATACCAACCAATTGAAAATTGTAAGAAGGACGAAGAGTTGGCCCGGAAATTGCACAGAGCTATAAATAGCTCTCCGAGAATTACGAAGAATTCATCAAGTGCTGACGGCAAGGGTCATAAACACAAGAAGCCTAAAATTTCACATGGTTCCGAGAAAGTTAGGGTTCCCAATGGGGTAATTGTATTGGAACAGAACCCAGCATATACTTGCAATGGACATTCTGTAGCAGATAAGGTCAACGTTGAAGGCACCATCCAAGACGTGTACGAAAATGGTGGACCTGATAGAGTTGGTCGAATGGAGATGGATAATGGAGAAGCAGAATCAAGTCGTACGAAGGAGAAAAATTGGGATGGTGCGAGTACCACCGGTAAAAAGAGGGGAAGAGTGAAGCTAAAAAAGTTGCCGTTGAGCAATTGCACCTTCAGGGATCAAGCAAATCTGAAAGAAGATACGGATGCAAGAGGCTCCCCATTGATTGACATGAACATGGGTAACCCTACTGCCGCAAAGAAGCCTTTGTTCCCTGTGGAGTCTTCTGCCGATAGTATGCTGCCAATTGAAGCCACACCGGTGTGGAAATGCAAGGATTTCAAGACTCCGGCGTgcatgaatcaaaacaaagtcATGCAATCTTGA
- the LOC137739243 gene encoding uncharacterized protein yields the protein MSCSSSSGSEEDDEGIDSYRKGGYHAVRVGDQFNGGRYVAQRKLGWGEFSTVWLAYDTTTSTYVALKIQKSAAQFAQAALHEIAILSNIADGDPTHSKCVVRLIDHFKHAGPNGQHQCMVLEFLGDSLLRLIKHNRYKGLKLTKVREICKCILIGLDYLHRELGIIHTDLKPENILLCNTIDPAKDPVRAGPTPILERPEGNLNGGATMTLIEKKLKRRARRAVAKISLRRESMGGNEPPKPERNLDGIDVKCKVVDFGNGCWANKQLAEEIQTRQYRAPEVILRSGYSYPVDMWSFACTAFELATGDMLFAPKVGQGFSEDEDHLALMMELLGKMPRKVAISGARSKDFFDRHGDLKRIRRLKFWSLDKILMDRYKFSETDAREFAEFLCPIFDFAPEKRPTAQQCLQHPWINRSTSNQIETKSKSNVEKVNVGMSNPHVKVGK from the exons ATGTCGTGCTCATCTTCATCCGGGTCGGAGGAGGACGATGAGGGCATCGACTCCTACAGGAAAGGAGGCTACCACGCCGTCAGGGTCGGCGATCAGTTCAACGGCGGCCGCTACGTGGCGCAGAGGAAGCTGGGTTGGGGTGAGTTCTCCACCGTCTGGCTCGCTTACGACACCACCACCTCT ACGTACGTTGCTCTTAAGATTCAGAAAAGTGCAGCGCAGTTTGCTCAAGCTGCTCTTCATGAGATTGCAATTCTTTCCAATATCGCAGACGGTGACCCCACGCACTCCAAGTGTGTTGTGCGGCTGATTGACCATTTTAAGCACGCAGGCCCAAACGGGCAGCATCAGTGCATGGTCCTTGAATTTCTTGGTGATAGCTTACTTCGGCTGATCAAGCATAACCGTTACAAAGGCCTTAAATTAACTAAAGTTAGGGAGATCTGCAAATGCATATTGATAGGTCTCGACTATTTGCATCGAGAACTTGGTATCATCCACACTGACCTAAAACCCGAAAACATCCTTCTTTGTAACACCATCGATCCTGCCAAAGATCCAGTCAGGGCTGGCCCCACACCAATTCTAGAAAGACCTGAAGGGAACCTAAACGGTGGAGCCACCATGACTCTTAttgagaaaaagttgaaaaggaggGCAAGGAGGGCAGTTGCTAAGATTTCGTTGAGAAGAGAATCTATGGGAGGTAATGAACCTCCCAAGCCTGAAAGAAACCTAGATGGGATTGATGTAAAGTGCAAGGTTGTTGATTTCGGAAATGGATGTTGGGCCAACAAGCAACTTGCAGAAGAGATTCAAACAAGGCAGTATAGAGCTCCTGAAGTTATACTGCGATCTGGTTACTCATACCCAGTTGATATGTGGTCATTTGCCTGCACTGCATTTGAACTTGCGACTGGCGACATGTTGTTCGCTCCAAAGGTGGGACAAGGCTTTAGTGAGGATGAG GACCACCTTGCATTGATGATGGAACTCCTTGGAAAGATGCCTCGAAAG GTAGCGATTAGCGGAGCTCGTTCCAAGGACTTCTTTGACCGACATGGTGATCTAAAGAGAATCCGAAGGCTGAAGTTTTGGTCACTTGATAAAATACTGATGGATAGGTACAAATTTTCTGAGACCGATGCTCGGGAGTTTGCAGAGTTCCTTTGTCCAATTTTCGACTTCGCACCAGAGAAGCGGCCAACGGCCCAGCAGTGCCTGCAACATCCGTGGATCAATCGCAGTACTTCGAACCAGATCGAGACGAAAAGCAAGTCAAACGTGGAAAAGGTGAATGTTGGGATGAGCAACCCGCATGTGAAGGTTGGCAAGTGA